A single genomic interval of Spirosoma linguale DSM 74 harbors:
- a CDS encoding succinate dehydrogenase (or fumarate reductase) cytochrome b subunit, b558 family (TIGRFAM: succinate dehydrogenase (or fumarate reductase) cytochrome b subunit, b558 family~KEGG: bba:Bd0024 putative cytochrome b subunit): MAWVTQTLSSSLGRKVIMSLTGLFLSTFLIVHMAGNLQLFKGDGGRAFNEYTYFMTHNPVIMTVSYLLYTSILVHALMAFVLTRHNQASRPVKYAYSKPEANSDWSSRNMGILGTILLLFIIIHMRTFWYEMHFGSVPMAEYDGKQYKNLYAVVQVAFGEWWYVLLYVVCMGALGYHLAHGFQSGFQSLGVRHKKYTPLIEALGKYFFAIIIPLAFAAMPIYVFLQVHHII, from the coding sequence ATGGCTTGGGTAACACAAACTCTCTCCAGCTCCCTCGGCCGCAAGGTCATTATGTCGTTGACGGGACTGTTTTTAAGTACTTTTTTGATTGTACATATGGCTGGTAATCTCCAGCTGTTCAAGGGTGATGGCGGAAGGGCCTTCAATGAGTATACGTACTTCATGACCCACAATCCGGTTATTATGACCGTTTCCTATTTGCTTTACACCTCGATTCTGGTTCACGCGCTGATGGCCTTTGTGCTGACACGCCACAACCAGGCATCGCGGCCCGTTAAGTATGCGTACAGTAAGCCGGAAGCGAACAGTGACTGGTCGTCCCGGAATATGGGTATTTTGGGAACCATCCTCCTGTTATTTATCATTATTCACATGCGTACATTCTGGTACGAAATGCACTTTGGTTCAGTCCCAATGGCTGAGTACGATGGCAAGCAGTATAAGAATTTATACGCTGTAGTACAGGTAGCCTTCGGCGAGTGGTGGTATGTACTCCTGTATGTTGTTTGTATGGGGGCTCTTGGCTATCACCTGGCGCATGGTTTTCAGAGTGGTTTTCAGTCGCTCGGTGTTCGGCATAAGAAATACACACCCCTCATTGAGGCTCTTGGCAAGTACTTCTTTGCTATTATTATCCCGCTGGCTTTTGCAGCAATGCCAATTTATGTGTTTTTACAGGTTCACCATATAATTTAA
- a CDS encoding malonyl CoA-acyl carrier protein transacylase (TIGRFAM: malonyl CoA-acyl carrier protein transacylase~PFAM: Acyl transferase~KEGG: pca:Pcar_1437 malonyl CoA-acyl carrier protein transacylase), translating into MKAYVFPGQGSQFRGMGKDLYQQSDAARRLFDQANEVLGYNLTDIMFEGTDDDLKQTIYTQPAVFLHGVVTALTSDSFAPAMVAGHSLGELSALTAAGVLSFEDGLRLASVRATAMQRACELVESTMAAVLGLADEAIERVCAEITEEIVVPANYNCPGQVVISGSVAGIKLAEERLKAAGAKRVVLLPVGGAFHSPFMEPARTEFAEAVQNMPFSAPRCPVYQNVNAEPTTDPEQIKANLIAQLTSPVRWTQSVERMVADGATEFYECGPGKVLQGLIKKISSATPVAGI; encoded by the coding sequence ATGAAAGCATACGTATTTCCCGGTCAGGGCTCCCAGTTTCGAGGTATGGGCAAAGACCTCTATCAACAGTCCGATGCCGCCCGTCGGTTATTCGACCAGGCCAATGAGGTGTTGGGCTATAACCTGACCGATATTATGTTTGAAGGGACCGACGACGACCTCAAGCAAACGATTTATACGCAGCCCGCCGTTTTTCTGCACGGTGTGGTTACGGCGCTCACCAGCGACTCCTTTGCCCCGGCGATGGTGGCTGGCCATTCGCTGGGCGAGCTATCGGCCCTGACGGCGGCTGGTGTACTCTCGTTCGAAGACGGTCTGCGGCTGGCATCGGTTCGGGCAACGGCCATGCAACGCGCCTGCGAACTGGTCGAATCAACGATGGCGGCTGTGCTTGGTCTGGCCGATGAGGCTATTGAACGGGTATGCGCCGAAATCACCGAAGAAATTGTGGTACCGGCCAATTATAACTGTCCCGGTCAGGTGGTTATTTCCGGCAGTGTGGCAGGTATTAAGCTGGCCGAAGAACGATTAAAAGCCGCTGGAGCCAAACGGGTGGTGCTACTACCGGTTGGCGGGGCGTTTCACTCGCCTTTTATGGAACCTGCACGTACCGAATTTGCCGAAGCCGTTCAGAATATGCCGTTCAGTGCTCCCCGCTGCCCGGTTTACCAGAACGTCAACGCGGAACCCACTACAGATCCTGAGCAGATCAAAGCCAATCTGATTGCCCAACTAACGTCGCCGGTGCGGTGGACTCAGTCGGTTGAACGGATGGTGGCGGATGGCGCTACGGAGTTTTACGAGTGCGGCCCGGGCAAAGTATTGCAGGGATTGATAAAAAAGATCAGCTCTGCCACGCCCGTCGCCGGTATTTAA
- a CDS encoding Alpha,alpha-trehalase (PFAM: glycoside hydrolase family 37~KEGG: cja:CJA_0284 trehalase, putative, tre37A), with amino-acid sequence MKLPPANRFILLFSLLCLTPAWSQAVFEKPQSTTLNLASPDEQFGALFEAVQLKAVFPDSKTFADCTPKFPIATILASYESARQRSDFDLKTFVTQNFTLPIKPASGYTSKAGQTAQEHITDLWSVLTRPASTGTKAGTPAGSLIALPKPYVVPGGRFGEIYYWDSYFTMLGLKASGQTALIRNMIDNFAYLIRTFGFIPNGNRTYFLGRSQPPFFSLMVNLLSEVQGRRVLVTYLPELQKEYNFWMDGRDQLTDERPAYRRVVRLEEGVYLNRYYDDKITPRPESYREDVQLAKRTKTPAILYKHIRAGAESGWDFSSRWFRDGKNLKTIHTTDFIPVDLNALLVNLEQTLAEGYRLKGDKVQAKKYTVLAQQRRDAILRYCWNAKSQFFFDYDFVAEKLSTVYSLAAVYPLFVRIATPSQAQAVAVTLEKSFLKPGGLTTTLVRTGEQWDAPNGWAPLQWLSIRGLRNYNQVQLANKVKTNWVNENLRVYKASGKMVEKYDVISTAGAKGGEYPNQDGFGWTNGVLLTLLTEK; translated from the coding sequence ATGAAATTACCACCGGCGAACAGATTCATCCTTCTCTTCTCGCTACTTTGCCTGACACCCGCCTGGAGTCAGGCAGTTTTTGAGAAACCCCAGTCAACGACATTGAATTTGGCGAGTCCTGACGAACAGTTCGGGGCGTTGTTTGAAGCTGTTCAGTTAAAAGCCGTCTTTCCGGATTCGAAAACATTTGCTGACTGCACCCCCAAATTTCCAATAGCCACCATTCTGGCAAGCTATGAAAGTGCGCGGCAACGCAGCGACTTCGATCTGAAAACGTTTGTTACCCAGAATTTCACGCTACCCATCAAACCGGCGTCTGGCTACACCAGCAAAGCAGGACAAACGGCCCAGGAGCACATTACTGATTTATGGTCCGTACTTACCCGACCGGCATCGACCGGCACTAAAGCGGGTACACCAGCGGGTTCATTAATTGCCTTGCCCAAGCCTTACGTGGTGCCGGGTGGGCGTTTTGGCGAGATCTACTATTGGGATAGTTATTTTACCATGCTCGGCTTGAAAGCATCCGGCCAGACGGCCCTGATTCGGAATATGATCGACAACTTCGCCTATCTGATCCGAACGTTCGGCTTTATTCCCAATGGAAACCGGACGTATTTTTTAGGCCGGTCGCAGCCCCCGTTTTTTTCATTAATGGTCAACCTGCTTAGCGAAGTGCAGGGCCGTCGCGTTCTTGTTACCTACCTGCCCGAGTTACAGAAAGAGTATAATTTCTGGATGGATGGCAGAGACCAACTGACCGACGAACGTCCGGCTTACCGACGCGTGGTGCGGCTCGAAGAAGGGGTTTACCTGAACCGATATTATGATGATAAAATTACACCACGGCCGGAGTCGTACAGGGAGGATGTTCAACTGGCGAAACGAACCAAAACCCCGGCCATACTCTACAAGCATATCCGGGCCGGGGCCGAATCGGGCTGGGATTTCAGCAGCCGGTGGTTTCGCGATGGAAAGAATCTGAAGACCATCCATACAACAGATTTCATTCCGGTCGATTTAAATGCCCTCCTGGTCAATTTAGAACAAACACTTGCGGAAGGCTATCGGCTGAAGGGCGATAAAGTTCAGGCCAAAAAATACACCGTCCTGGCGCAGCAACGGCGCGACGCTATCCTACGTTACTGCTGGAACGCCAAAAGCCAATTCTTTTTTGATTACGATTTCGTTGCGGAGAAACTGTCGACGGTGTACTCACTTGCCGCTGTTTATCCCCTTTTTGTTCGAATCGCGACACCCTCGCAGGCGCAGGCGGTAGCTGTTACGCTGGAGAAATCGTTCCTGAAACCCGGTGGTCTAACAACGACGCTTGTCCGAACCGGCGAGCAGTGGGATGCACCCAACGGCTGGGCGCCCTTGCAGTGGCTATCCATCCGGGGCCTTCGTAATTACAATCAGGTACAACTGGCCAACAAGGTCAAGACCAACTGGGTCAATGAAAATTTGCGGGTGTATAAAGCTTCCGGAAAAATGGTGGAGAAGTACGACGTCATCAGTACGGCCGGAGCCAAAGGAGGGGAGTACCCCAATCAGGACGGCTTCGGCTGGACAAACGGGGTGCTCCTGACGCTGCTGACCGAAAAATAG
- a CDS encoding hypothetical protein (KEGG: csa:Csal_3256 heat shock protein HSP20), with product MKAIENVFQGTGGQIDLLNTLYGGSSQTTMNVEREDERLVITLAAAGVSANSFNVLVEGNKLVLYTLLVSTSKQMLDNGTNQRLAVPMFLRVLDIPPFVDADQIEAIHEHGQVMVMLPFKDKEHMHRRIDIKNLF from the coding sequence ATGAAAGCGATAGAAAATGTGTTTCAGGGAACAGGCGGTCAGATAGACTTGCTAAACACGCTCTACGGTGGTTCTAGTCAAACAACCATGAATGTTGAGCGCGAAGATGAACGTCTGGTAATTACCCTGGCCGCAGCTGGTGTGAGTGCCAACTCATTTAATGTGCTTGTCGAGGGCAATAAGCTCGTTCTTTATACATTATTGGTCAGCACATCGAAACAAATGCTGGACAATGGGACCAATCAGCGTTTAGCTGTGCCTATGTTCTTGCGGGTACTGGATATACCCCCATTTGTTGATGCTGATCAAATTGAAGCTATCCACGAACATGGTCAGGTGATGGTTATGCTGCCTTTTAAAGACAAGGAGCACATGCACCGCCGGATCGACATTAAAAATCTTTTCTAG
- a CDS encoding porphobilinogen deaminase (KEGG: dol:Dole_0963 porphobilinogen deaminase~TIGRFAM: porphobilinogen deaminase~PFAM: Porphobilinogen deaminase) — MHIRIGTRSSRLAVWQAEHIQALLEKGGLTSELVLIETKGDLVLDRSLAKIGSKGVFTQELEDQLRSGTIDIAVHSAKDLPSNLPADLHIIAFTEREPANDVLVSRNKSLSLQGGESFRIGTSSTRRVAMLKHYCPQLATVDMRGNLQTRIRKLDEGHCDALLLAYAGVHRMGYDDLIVERLPLDEFTPAVGQGSIAIEVATDALKSDIAEAITRLINHEPTAACLRAERAFLARLEGGCSIPSFALAQWTDDTTVSLTGGLVSLDGSQLLRETFSGSAQESHLLGHSLAEAILARGGDTLLLDIRAQL; from the coding sequence ATGCATATCCGAATTGGTACACGAAGTAGCCGCCTGGCCGTATGGCAGGCCGAACATATACAGGCATTACTCGAAAAAGGGGGCCTTACCTCCGAACTAGTCCTGATTGAAACTAAAGGCGATCTGGTCCTCGACCGCTCATTAGCCAAGATTGGTAGTAAAGGTGTTTTTACGCAGGAACTGGAAGATCAGCTTCGGTCAGGCACCATTGATATCGCCGTTCACAGCGCCAAAGATTTGCCCTCCAACCTTCCGGCCGATCTGCACATCATTGCCTTCACCGAACGAGAGCCCGCCAACGATGTTCTCGTTAGCCGTAATAAATCGCTTTCCCTACAGGGTGGCGAATCATTTCGGATCGGCACCTCGTCAACGCGCCGGGTAGCGATGCTTAAACATTATTGTCCGCAACTGGCTACGGTCGATATGCGGGGCAACCTCCAAACCCGAATTCGTAAACTCGACGAAGGCCATTGCGATGCCTTGCTGCTGGCCTACGCGGGTGTGCACCGTATGGGTTACGACGACCTGATTGTAGAACGCCTGCCACTGGACGAGTTTACCCCAGCCGTTGGGCAGGGTAGTATTGCCATTGAAGTGGCGACAGATGCTCTGAAAAGTGACATAGCCGAAGCGATTACGCGCCTGATCAACCATGAGCCTACGGCAGCCTGCCTACGGGCCGAACGGGCTTTTCTGGCCCGGCTTGAGGGAGGTTGCAGCATTCCATCCTTTGCACTCGCCCAATGGACGGACGATACAACCGTTAGCCTAACGGGCGGACTGGTAAGTCTGGATGGGAGTCAACTCCTGCGCGAAACCTTTTCGGGCTCCGCACAGGAATCTCACCTACTGGGCCATTCACTGGCCGAAGCCATTCTGGCACGCGGGGGCGATACCCTGTTACTCGATATTCGCGCACAACTATGA
- a CDS encoding GCN5-related N-acetyltransferase (PFAM: GCN5-related N-acetyltransferase~KEGG: azo:azo3635 acetyltransferase) gives MSPMIARSDDDIRRCLPAMLALRGHLTPEQAFEQIRFQQDNERFVLAFIPAEDPAEPAPAVVGYRLMNFLYCGKTIYIDDLSTLPSARGKGYASALVDFVVDQARQLGCQCISLDSGQNPARYDAHRLYLNKGFNITSHHFKLDL, from the coding sequence ATGAGCCCTATGATTGCCCGTTCGGATGACGACATCCGGCGCTGCCTACCCGCTATGCTGGCCCTCCGTGGTCATTTGACCCCCGAGCAGGCCTTCGAGCAAATTCGTTTTCAGCAAGACAACGAACGCTTTGTGCTGGCGTTTATTCCGGCCGAAGACCCCGCCGAACCTGCGCCGGCCGTCGTGGGCTATCGTCTGATGAATTTTCTGTACTGCGGCAAAACGATCTATATCGACGACCTCTCCACGTTGCCAAGTGCGCGGGGAAAAGGGTACGCCAGCGCCCTGGTCGACTTTGTTGTTGATCAGGCCCGTCAATTAGGTTGTCAGTGTATATCCCTCGACTCAGGACAAAACCCGGCGCGGTACGACGCCCACCGATTATACCTGAACAAAGGATTTAATATCACCAGCCATCATTTCAAACTGGATTTGTAA
- a CDS encoding protein of unknown function DUF214 (PFAM: protein of unknown function DUF214~KEGG: mms:mma_3208 ABC-type transport system, permease component), giving the protein MNLFRISWSNLKDKPLSSFLSGLLMTFGITIISLLLLLNKQLDDQFRKNIKGIDMVLGAKGSPLQLILASIYQIDSPTGNIPLDEAERLTRNPMIKTAIPLSMGDNYQSFRIVGTNKKYLDHFGATVAQGKLFDKALETVIGPRVAAVTGLKLGDTFSGSHGLDKDGDVHADTKYKVVGILSPTNTVADQLIVTPLSSVWAIHEHHEEHEEGHHDEETQPAGPTLGGPAPDVAEEPGEPREITSMLIKFRNPLGMMLARGINSNSKLQAALPNIEINRLFSLLGVGVETLRGLAIVIMLISGISVFVSLYNSLKERRYEMALMLSMGATRAQLFGMLLLEGLVLALIGFILGILLSRVGLWLFSSSVSSEYHYNLAAFGILPEEWVLLGVAILIGLLAAALPALGVYRMNISRTLAEE; this is encoded by the coding sequence ATGAATCTGTTCCGAATTAGTTGGAGTAACCTGAAAGACAAACCCCTGAGCAGTTTTTTAAGCGGACTGCTCATGACGTTCGGTATTACGATTATTTCGTTGCTGCTGTTGCTCAATAAGCAATTGGATGATCAGTTTCGCAAAAACATAAAAGGGATCGACATGGTGCTTGGTGCTAAAGGAAGCCCGCTGCAGCTGATTCTGGCGAGCATCTACCAGATTGATTCGCCAACGGGTAATATTCCACTCGACGAAGCCGAACGCCTGACCCGCAACCCGATGATCAAAACGGCGATTCCCCTGTCGATGGGCGATAATTACCAGTCATTTCGGATTGTGGGTACCAACAAAAAATACCTCGATCATTTTGGTGCTACCGTTGCTCAGGGGAAGCTTTTTGACAAAGCCCTGGAAACCGTAATTGGTCCACGGGTGGCGGCCGTTACCGGCTTAAAACTTGGCGATACGTTCTCTGGCTCACACGGCCTCGACAAAGACGGCGACGTACACGCCGATACCAAATATAAGGTGGTTGGTATCCTGAGCCCCACCAATACCGTTGCCGACCAGCTGATTGTTACGCCATTGTCCAGCGTTTGGGCCATTCATGAGCACCATGAGGAACACGAAGAGGGACACCATGACGAAGAAACGCAGCCAGCCGGACCAACGCTTGGCGGCCCGGCGCCCGATGTAGCAGAAGAACCCGGAGAGCCCCGGGAGATTACCAGTATGCTTATCAAGTTTCGGAACCCGTTGGGGATGATGCTGGCGCGGGGCATTAACAGCAACTCCAAACTTCAGGCGGCATTACCCAATATTGAGATAAATCGCCTGTTTTCATTGCTTGGTGTGGGTGTTGAAACACTGCGGGGCCTGGCTATCGTCATCATGCTGATTTCCGGCATCAGCGTGTTTGTTTCGTTGTATAACTCATTGAAGGAACGACGCTATGAAATGGCTCTGATGCTGTCGATGGGCGCTACCCGTGCACAGCTTTTCGGTATGTTGCTCCTCGAAGGACTGGTGCTGGCACTGATCGGCTTCATCCTCGGCATACTTCTCAGTCGCGTTGGCTTGTGGTTATTTTCCAGCAGTGTATCGTCGGAATACCATTATAATCTGGCCGCATTCGGTATTCTGCCCGAAGAGTGGGTTTTGCTCGGCGTTGCCATTCTGATTGGCCTGCTGGCCGCTGCCCTACCCGCTCTGGGCGTCTACCGCATGAACATCTCCAGAACGCTGGCTGAAGAATAA
- a CDS encoding adenylate/guanylate cyclase (PFAM: response regulator receiver; adenylyl cyclase class-3/4/guanylyl cyclase~SMART: response regulator receiver; adenylyl cyclase class-3/4/guanylyl cyclase~KEGG: mxa:MXAN_4049 serine/threonine protein kinase/response regulator/adenylate cyclase), whose translation MKAKILVVDDETDLELLIKQKFRRQIREKLYEFVFAHDGVEALEMLAEQPDVDMVLTDINMPGMDGLTLLVKLHESNPMLKAVIVSAYGDMDNIRTAMNRGAFDFVTKPVNFEDLELTMQKTMEYVAQLRQTLQAIKENNILRMYVDESVLTFMSRTEFETAISASETVVATVLFIDICGFTAISERESADTVVRLVNRYFDVMVKEIISQGGHVDKFMGDAIMAVFRGEYHLDRAVEAALAVRGQIAALEDNLPNHPNYHPQVSIGINTGEMVSGNIGSATLRRLDYTVIGDAVNMAQRLQSIAQAGQIVIVESAQQEIAESFTCERIGEVTLKNKSAPVVVYNVLG comes from the coding sequence ATGAAGGCCAAAATACTGGTGGTCGACGACGAGACAGATCTTGAGTTATTGATAAAACAGAAGTTTCGACGGCAGATTCGAGAAAAACTGTACGAATTCGTATTTGCCCACGATGGCGTAGAAGCGTTGGAAATGCTGGCAGAGCAACCCGATGTCGATATGGTGTTGACCGACATAAACATGCCGGGTATGGATGGCCTGACGTTGTTGGTTAAGCTCCACGAAAGTAATCCGATGCTCAAAGCCGTAATTGTGTCGGCTTACGGCGATATGGATAACATCCGGACAGCCATGAACCGGGGCGCGTTTGACTTTGTAACGAAACCCGTCAATTTCGAAGATCTGGAATTGACCATGCAGAAGACCATGGAGTACGTAGCGCAGTTGCGGCAAACGCTCCAGGCCATAAAAGAGAACAATATTCTCAGGATGTACGTCGATGAGTCGGTACTGACGTTCATGAGCCGGACCGAATTTGAAACCGCCATATCGGCCAGCGAAACCGTTGTGGCTACCGTTCTGTTCATCGACATCTGCGGCTTTACCGCCATTTCGGAGCGTGAATCGGCCGATACCGTCGTGCGGCTTGTCAATCGGTATTTCGATGTGATGGTAAAGGAGATTATTTCCCAGGGTGGGCACGTCGACAAATTCATGGGAGATGCTATAATGGCCGTTTTCAGGGGCGAATACCATCTGGACCGTGCCGTTGAAGCTGCTCTTGCTGTTCGCGGGCAGATTGCCGCTCTGGAAGACAATCTGCCGAATCACCCAAATTACCACCCTCAGGTATCCATCGGTATCAACACCGGCGAGATGGTGTCGGGCAATATTGGATCGGCTACACTTCGGCGATTAGATTACACAGTTATCGGCGATGCTGTCAACATGGCCCAGCGTTTGCAAAGTATTGCCCAGGCGGGCCAGATCGTGATTGTGGAGTCGGCACAACAGGAAATCGCGGAGTCCTTCACCTGTGAACGCATCGGCGAAGTAACCCTCAAGAATAAGTCGGCCCCAGTTGTAGTTTACAACGTACTGGGGTGA
- a CDS encoding response regulator receiver protein (PFAM: response regulator receiver~SMART: response regulator receiver~KEGG: met:M446_2799 response regulator receiver protein), which translates to MMQILVVDDELDVKDLFLQRFRREIRNAEFQLAFANSGEEALKYLAGHQSEVILILSDINMPGMSGFELLRHIRTDFQAPPSPVVMMITAYGDPDSQQQAVELGANDFLTKPLDFTVLKQKLHDLA; encoded by the coding sequence ATGATGCAAATTCTAGTAGTTGACGATGAGTTAGACGTAAAGGACCTCTTTCTCCAGCGTTTTCGTCGGGAAATTCGCAATGCTGAGTTTCAGCTAGCGTTCGCTAATTCTGGCGAAGAAGCGCTTAAGTACCTTGCCGGTCATCAATCGGAGGTTATTCTGATTTTGTCGGATATTAATATGCCCGGTATGAGTGGTTTTGAACTATTGCGGCATATTCGGACAGATTTCCAGGCTCCGCCATCCCCCGTTGTCATGATGATCACGGCTTATGGCGATCCTGATTCGCAACAGCAGGCTGTTGAACTGGGTGCTAATGATTTTCTGACCAAGCCACTCGATTTTACAGTCCTCAAACAAAAACTTCACGATTTAGCATGA
- a CDS encoding peptidase S9 prolyl oligopeptidase active site domain protein (PFAM: peptidase S9 prolyl oligopeptidase active site domain protein; dienelactone hydrolase~KEGG: sse:Ssed_0448 peptidase), whose product MRNVYTIFFLFLIHCTAYAQSTPPATAPASPADLAERVRVLEENLRFANQGVTKIIDDLLWYQKLGDVAVIDKIRYGSKPPHVIKNPTGQGASNPVVIPAYTFTPKKFASAKKLPLLVFVHDGIHGDFSTLYAHVVRELLDQGYLIIAPEYRGSAGYGGEFYRQIDYGDYENDDVLAGKRWAVENMAQVDPDRVGIIGWSHGGMISLMNIFDHPDDYKVAYAGVPVTDIIARLGYKPQSYRTIFSEATHIGKDPSDNVAEYRRRSPVWNAQKLKTPLLIHTNTNDEDVNVLEVESLINALKAHDKKFEYKIYQDAPGGHSFNRLDTRLAHDSREEIYRFLARYLTPPAAVR is encoded by the coding sequence ATGCGTAACGTTTACACGATCTTTTTTTTATTTCTCATTCACTGCACTGCTTATGCGCAAAGTACTCCCCCCGCCACAGCTCCGGCTTCGCCTGCCGACCTTGCCGAACGGGTTCGGGTGCTTGAAGAAAACCTCCGCTTTGCCAACCAGGGGGTAACTAAAATCATTGATGATCTGCTTTGGTACCAAAAGCTGGGCGATGTTGCCGTTATTGACAAAATCCGGTATGGCAGCAAACCACCCCATGTGATCAAAAATCCAACCGGGCAGGGAGCTAGTAACCCGGTCGTGATTCCGGCCTACACCTTTACGCCGAAGAAGTTTGCATCGGCAAAAAAACTGCCGTTGCTCGTCTTTGTCCATGATGGTATCCACGGAGATTTCAGCACATTGTATGCCCACGTTGTCCGGGAACTTCTCGACCAGGGCTACCTGATTATCGCGCCCGAATACAGAGGCAGCGCCGGTTATGGTGGGGAGTTCTACCGGCAGATCGATTACGGTGATTATGAAAATGACGATGTGCTGGCCGGAAAACGATGGGCTGTTGAAAATATGGCACAGGTCGACCCCGACCGGGTGGGTATTATTGGGTGGAGCCACGGCGGTATGATTTCGCTGATGAATATTTTCGACCATCCCGACGATTACAAAGTAGCCTATGCCGGTGTACCCGTAACCGACATCATTGCCCGGCTGGGGTACAAGCCCCAGAGTTACCGGACCATCTTTTCGGAAGCAACGCATATTGGCAAAGATCCGTCCGACAATGTGGCCGAATACCGTAGGCGGTCACCGGTCTGGAATGCCCAGAAACTCAAAACACCACTTCTCATTCATACCAACACGAACGACGAAGATGTAAACGTGCTGGAGGTCGAATCGTTGATCAACGCCCTGAAAGCCCACGACAAAAAATTTGAGTACAAAATCTATCAGGATGCTCCGGGTGGGCACAGTTTTAATCGGCTCGACACCCGTCTGGCGCACGATTCGCGGGAGGAAATCTATCGGTTTCTGGCCCGATACCTGACCCCGCCCGCTGCTGTCCGTTGA